A genomic stretch from Pseudomonas mendocina includes:
- a CDS encoding LexA family transcriptional regulator, giving the protein MSLNLDSVGKRVAYARKYRSLTQQELADRAGVAQSSLASLEAGRNKGSRSLVSLAKALDVPAEWLDSGHNHEQTMDLLRSNLRSIPSAADQIVQRMLSDAVPGEQSAAYMQSEISPTDTVQPIGLKLLAWTARSLLDPDTAYKQNLEQQRRFQWPFPYSPRAFLLRATRDFFIPNLREDDFLLIEPDAPVEAGRDIVVVRVDDEIRLGRVMDTPSGQFLLFAINAGEEELHPLDASMRVAGVIASRLQRF; this is encoded by the coding sequence ATGTCTCTCAATCTCGACAGCGTCGGCAAGCGTGTTGCTTATGCCCGTAAATACCGCAGCCTGACCCAGCAGGAGCTGGCTGATCGGGCCGGTGTGGCGCAGTCGAGCCTTGCCTCGCTTGAGGCAGGACGCAACAAAGGCTCTCGCAGCCTGGTGAGCCTGGCAAAGGCTTTGGACGTACCTGCCGAATGGCTGGACAGCGGCCATAACCATGAACAGACCATGGACTTGCTGCGTAGTAATTTGCGCTCTATTCCTTCAGCTGCGGATCAGATTGTTCAGCGGATGCTCAGCGATGCGGTGCCAGGGGAGCAGAGCGCTGCTTATATGCAATCCGAGATCAGTCCTACTGACACGGTGCAGCCCATTGGCTTGAAGCTACTGGCTTGGACAGCTCGATCCCTGCTCGACCCCGATACTGCTTATAAGCAGAATCTGGAACAGCAACGTCGTTTTCAGTGGCCTTTCCCGTATAGCCCGCGTGCATTTCTGCTCCGCGCTACCCGAGACTTTTTCATTCCAAATTTGCGTGAAGATGACTTTCTGTTGATTGAACCAGACGCTCCTGTTGAGGCCGGTCGAGACATCGTTGTCGTACGCGTTGATGACGAAATTCGCTTAGGCCGTGTCATGGACACCCCGAGCGGACAGTTTCTGCTTTTCGCGATTAACGCAGGCGAGGAAGAGCTACACCCCTTAGATGCCAGCATGCGCGTTGCAGGAGTCATTGCTAGTCGGCTTCAGAGGTTTTGA
- a CDS encoding AlpA family transcriptional regulator, producing the protein MRLKEVTHVCGIARSTIYLWMSQGRFPQKRQIGGGRVGWDSEEIERWISHQLDGEEVGRGKGHEQQSRAH; encoded by the coding sequence ATGCGACTGAAAGAAGTGACCCACGTATGCGGGATAGCACGCAGCACCATTTATTTATGGATGAGCCAAGGACGATTTCCCCAGAAGCGCCAGATAGGTGGCGGCAGAGTTGGCTGGGACAGTGAAGAGATCGAGCGATGGATAAGCCATCAACTCGATGGTGAAGAGGTGGGTCGGGGGAAAGGTCATGAGCAGCAGTCAAGAGCTCATTAG
- a CDS encoding tyrosine-type recombinase/integrase, which yields MARPRKKANRELPLNLYYSKDTKAYRYKDTIKNKWHNFGLDRQKAIKSAQILNAKLMVNTDLIAAVMADHTLTVSSFIEEYKEKVMPERNLKKSTEENYLIRLKQIDNAFGHLPLNMVSLKQISDFLSAIDSIRASNQARARIIDLFNQAAARGLVESNVAEKTLKRNERKVRKRHTKEGIKAIREHAPMWLKNAIDLALLISQRRCDLLNLRFDGIKDGYMYVIQQKTSDQTDASWLKMEITPAFQKVIDQCRDEVESPFLIHRQPDRKRDCENKEHPTQITGHYLSTEFKKARDAAQCYPTYTAKEMPGLHEIRGTSLKMYQMAGKDAQKIAGHASPDMTLNYLKGHEFAEWVEVSPDLDISEFTDD from the coding sequence ATGGCTAGACCACGGAAAAAAGCTAATCGCGAACTGCCCCTGAATTTGTATTACAGCAAAGACACCAAGGCCTATCGCTATAAAGACACTATCAAGAACAAATGGCACAACTTCGGCCTTGACCGTCAGAAAGCCATCAAGAGCGCACAAATTTTGAATGCGAAATTGATGGTTAACACTGATCTGATTGCAGCGGTGATGGCTGATCACACACTGACAGTTTCTTCATTTATTGAAGAGTACAAAGAAAAAGTGATGCCGGAGAGAAATCTCAAGAAAAGCACCGAGGAGAACTACTTGATTCGCCTGAAGCAAATTGACAACGCCTTCGGTCACCTGCCCTTGAACATGGTGTCACTCAAACAAATCAGCGATTTCCTAAGCGCAATCGACTCTATACGCGCCAGTAATCAGGCTAGAGCACGCATCATCGACCTGTTTAACCAAGCCGCTGCGCGTGGCCTAGTAGAAAGCAACGTGGCTGAAAAAACCCTTAAACGCAATGAGCGCAAAGTGCGAAAGCGTCACACCAAAGAAGGTATCAAGGCCATCCGCGAACATGCACCGATGTGGCTGAAGAATGCCATCGACCTGGCACTGCTGATTTCGCAACGCCGCTGCGACCTGCTGAATCTGCGCTTTGATGGGATCAAAGATGGCTACATGTACGTCATCCAGCAGAAAACCAGCGATCAAACTGACGCATCCTGGCTGAAGATGGAGATCACGCCTGCCTTTCAAAAGGTTATTGATCAGTGCCGTGATGAGGTGGAGTCCCCTTTCTTAATTCACCGCCAGCCGGATCGAAAGCGTGACTGCGAAAACAAAGAGCATCCCACTCAAATCACAGGCCACTACCTAAGCACCGAGTTTAAAAAAGCCCGAGACGCGGCTCAGTGTTACCCGACCTACACAGCAAAAGAGATGCCCGGCTTGCACGAGATCCGGGGCACCTCTTTGAAGATGTACCAGATGGCAGGCAAAGACGCACAGAAGATCGCAGGCCACGCCAGCCCCGACATGACGCTGAACTACCTCAAGGGCCACGAGTTTGCCGAATGGGTTGAGGTCTCCCCCGATCTAGACATCAGCGAGTTCACAGACGACTAG
- the umuC gene encoding translesion error-prone DNA polymerase V subunit UmuC, which yields MHDRVFALIDCNAFYCSCERVFRPALARTPIVVLSNNDGCVVSRTAEAKALGIKMGAPWFQIRRAFEAAGGVGFSSNYALYGDMSERVMTVIESMVPALEVYSIDEAFAELTGVLQNLDSMGREIRAKILAVTGIPTGVGIGPTKTLAKLANYAAKRWQKQTGGVVDITDSSRRSKLLAVTPVQEVWGVGARLAARLHDMNIKTAADLAHADTATLRARFSVVLERTARELQGVPCAELDDAAPPKQEICCSRMFGVRLHELAPIREAVAAYTARACEKLRAQGSVCKRVRVSIRTGMFNPDEPRFVRGALLELPYPSDDTRLITRLALEGLEQIYRPGFAFSKAEVLLLDLCQRGEFTGDLFAPMQSADSQKVMAVLDAINNRWGRGTLRPGGVPNSPGWAMKRELLSPCYTTRVDQLLAVRAK from the coding sequence ATGCATGACCGAGTTTTTGCTCTCATTGATTGCAATGCCTTCTATTGCAGCTGTGAGCGCGTGTTTCGCCCAGCGCTGGCGCGGACACCCATCGTGGTGCTGTCTAACAACGATGGCTGCGTAGTCAGTCGAACCGCTGAAGCCAAAGCGCTGGGTATCAAGATGGGGGCGCCCTGGTTCCAAATCCGCCGAGCTTTTGAGGCGGCGGGTGGTGTTGGTTTTAGCTCGAACTACGCCCTGTACGGTGACATGAGTGAGCGCGTGATGACTGTCATCGAGAGCATGGTGCCTGCTCTTGAGGTGTACAGCATCGACGAAGCATTTGCTGAGTTGACCGGCGTTCTCCAAAACCTTGATTCGATGGGGCGAGAAATTCGGGCCAAGATTTTGGCTGTTACAGGTATCCCAACGGGGGTGGGGATTGGGCCTACCAAAACGTTGGCAAAGCTCGCGAACTATGCAGCGAAGCGTTGGCAGAAACAGACCGGCGGGGTAGTGGATATCACCGATTCGAGCCGACGAAGCAAGCTATTGGCGGTGACTCCGGTACAGGAAGTCTGGGGTGTAGGGGCTCGATTGGCTGCGCGGCTGCATGACATGAATATCAAAACAGCCGCCGATCTCGCTCATGCAGACACTGCGACATTACGCGCACGCTTTAGCGTGGTGCTCGAAAGGACTGCGCGAGAGCTCCAAGGCGTTCCTTGCGCAGAGCTCGATGATGCTGCGCCGCCGAAACAGGAAATTTGTTGCAGCAGGATGTTCGGGGTGCGGTTACACGAGCTGGCGCCAATTCGGGAGGCGGTAGCCGCATACACAGCCCGGGCCTGCGAAAAGCTTCGGGCCCAAGGCTCGGTATGTAAGCGTGTGCGGGTCAGTATTCGCACTGGCATGTTCAATCCCGATGAGCCGAGGTTTGTCAGGGGGGCGCTGCTAGAGTTGCCGTATCCGAGTGACGACACGCGTTTAATAACTCGCTTGGCCCTAGAAGGGTTGGAGCAGATTTATCGCCCAGGATTTGCCTTCTCAAAAGCCGAAGTGCTGCTGCTCGACTTGTGCCAGCGAGGGGAGTTCACCGGGGATCTGTTTGCGCCCATGCAGTCCGCGGACTCCCAGAAAGTCATGGCGGTGCTGGATGCGATTAACAATAGATGGGGACGGGGCACCCTTCGCCCAGGTGGTGTACCGAACTCGCCTGGTTGGGCTATGAAGCGTGAGCTGTTGAGCCCGTGCTACACCACGCGAGTCGACCAGCTTTTGGCGGTTAGAGCCAAGTAG
- a CDS encoding S24 family peptidase, producing the protein MDSITILGSVSRTTASLPFYLPSVPAGFPSPAQDHLEQRISFDELFQLHRPQLYVVRVAGDSLQGLGILDGDLVLVDKSLTPRRGDVVVACLNGELLLKILSGDQHQIILASANPQYPPRYVLEAEDFQIWGVYVGLCRAGRAHA; encoded by the coding sequence GTGGACAGTATCACTATCCTGGGCTCAGTTTCTCGAACGACCGCCTCCCTCCCGTTCTACCTCCCATCCGTTCCAGCAGGATTCCCTAGTCCTGCCCAGGATCATCTTGAGCAGCGTATCTCCTTCGATGAGCTTTTTCAGCTGCACCGCCCTCAGCTCTACGTGGTGCGCGTAGCAGGCGATAGCCTGCAAGGGCTCGGCATCCTCGATGGCGATCTGGTGCTCGTAGACAAAAGCCTAACGCCTCGCCGTGGCGATGTTGTGGTGGCTTGTCTCAATGGGGAGTTGCTTCTGAAGATACTGAGTGGTGACCAGCATCAGATCATCCTGGCGTCAGCCAATCCTCAGTACCCACCACGCTATGTCTTGGAAGCGGAAGACTTTCAGATTTGGGGTGTGTATGTAGGGCTATGCAGGGCAGGGCGGGCCCATGCATGA
- a CDS encoding adenylate/guanylate cyclase domain-containing protein, which yields MSSLKDVYKSFDHVFDRSITKSLRATSFGLDSLNESVPARRMDSGEMLSNANVAEAEFGIQEAIRGLFGKKRTNAHSIGGHPDFKHLTAPGMSEYGFNVSLFMDIKGSTKLGLIYSPEEVFFIKNTIIRCAIETIRAFDGHVHRIMGDAVLAFFRADGVSARNAAIDAVNCGCYLVEFMRQLVAPKLRVNNVDDDVGIRVGVDYGKHDDVLWGMYGFQGSSEVTATSFYVDVAAKLQQSAPRNRVMIGESIRSLLDIHDELTELKRVNGGESVERYVMPNYTGVDGRPVNYKKYVLKQEKYFALLPKPEWQDAPIKISALIKPKENIVYSNPDAYHACSRGLPKGVGVDFKAKFSLPYTIGKVQVRFRVKNHGVEAGDELTYEKDVDAQYNRERGEYWASYWRGTAYTGLHYMGVTVLVDGRVEYKEQDFGVYIGAPS from the coding sequence ATGTCTTCGTTGAAGGATGTTTATAAGTCATTCGATCATGTCTTTGATCGCTCTATCACGAAGAGTTTGAGAGCGACTAGTTTTGGGTTGGATTCGCTTAATGAGAGCGTACCTGCACGTCGAATGGATAGTGGCGAGATGCTTTCTAATGCCAATGTTGCAGAGGCAGAGTTTGGTATTCAAGAAGCTATTCGTGGTTTGTTCGGCAAGAAGCGAACAAATGCGCACAGTATCGGAGGGCATCCTGATTTTAAACATCTGACTGCGCCGGGTATGAGCGAATACGGATTCAATGTCTCTTTGTTTATGGATATTAAGGGTTCAACGAAGTTGGGCTTGATCTATAGTCCTGAAGAAGTTTTCTTCATAAAAAATACGATAATTCGTTGTGCAATTGAAACTATCCGGGCTTTTGATGGCCATGTTCACCGTATCATGGGGGACGCTGTTTTGGCTTTCTTTCGGGCCGATGGTGTTTCTGCACGCAATGCGGCAATTGATGCGGTCAACTGTGGTTGCTATCTCGTAGAGTTTATGCGGCAACTTGTAGCCCCTAAATTACGGGTGAATAACGTTGATGACGATGTTGGAATTCGTGTTGGTGTGGATTATGGGAAGCATGACGATGTCCTTTGGGGTATGTACGGGTTCCAGGGCTCATCAGAGGTTACGGCAACCTCTTTTTATGTTGATGTCGCGGCAAAACTACAGCAGAGCGCTCCTCGCAATAGGGTCATGATCGGCGAGTCTATTCGGTCACTTCTGGATATTCACGATGAATTGACTGAGCTTAAGCGTGTAAATGGCGGGGAGTCAGTCGAGCGGTACGTAATGCCGAATTATACCGGTGTCGATGGGCGGCCTGTGAATTATAAGAAATATGTTTTAAAGCAGGAAAAATACTTCGCCTTATTACCTAAGCCTGAATGGCAGGACGCCCCAATAAAAATATCAGCGCTGATCAAGCCTAAGGAAAATATTGTTTATTCAAATCCCGATGCTTACCATGCATGCTCTCGTGGGTTACCCAAAGGAGTAGGGGTAGATTTTAAGGCTAAATTTTCCCTCCCCTATACCATTGGTAAGGTACAGGTACGCTTTAGGGTGAAAAATCATGGAGTAGAGGCTGGTGATGAGCTCACGTATGAGAAAGATGTTGATGCACAGTACAATCGCGAGCGCGGAGAGTATTGGGCAAGCTACTGGAGAGGAACGGCCTATACGGGCCTCCATTACATGGGTGTAACTGTCCTGGTCGATGGAAGGGTTGAATATAAGGAACAGGATTTTGGCGTTTATATCGGTGCCCCGTCCTGA
- a CDS encoding Pycsar system effector family protein, which translates to MSTAQDLEKKIKNQLEVLKRIDAYIGTTNTKCTILMSYCAAATAFIFTLLAKLDFSTVSIALMVEIGVFSVLALSLALWSMVLATITIFPVTFSRPDAYQGGSLIFYGDISSCGRAGEYSDKVNNSSDAEFLEDLNEQVYTLASIASKKFARIQFATVVLVLHFWCMAAVLIGAVIYYLF; encoded by the coding sequence ATGTCTACTGCGCAAGATTTGGAAAAGAAGATAAAAAATCAACTAGAAGTACTTAAGCGAATTGATGCCTATATTGGTACAACTAACACAAAGTGTACTATTCTTATGTCATATTGCGCAGCGGCTACTGCATTTATATTTACGCTGCTGGCTAAGCTTGATTTTTCTACCGTAAGTATAGCTTTGATGGTTGAAATTGGGGTGTTCTCAGTCTTGGCCCTGTCTCTTGCCTTGTGGTCTATGGTTCTGGCTACAATTACTATATTTCCAGTTACATTCAGTAGGCCAGATGCTTATCAGGGAGGATCTCTTATTTTTTATGGAGATATTTCTTCGTGTGGGAGAGCGGGTGAATATTCAGACAAGGTTAATAACTCCTCGGACGCTGAATTTCTAGAAGATTTAAATGAGCAAGTTTACACCTTGGCTTCAATTGCTTCGAAAAAATTTGCTAGAATTCAATTTGCAACAGTTGTGCTCGTGCTTCATTTTTGGTGCATGGCTGCCGTTTTGATTGGCGCGGTTATATATTATTTGTTTTAG
- a CDS encoding MerR family transcriptional regulator produces the protein MLEPSHNDELPTIPGKRYFTIGEVSELCAVKPHVLRYWEQEFPQLNPVKRRGNRRYYQRQDVLMIRQIRALLYDQGFTIGGARQRLSGDEAKDDSTQYKQLIKQMITELEDVLMVLKK, from the coding sequence ATGCTGGAACCAAGTCATAACGACGAACTGCCCACGATACCCGGCAAGCGGTACTTCACCATAGGTGAGGTCAGTGAGCTGTGTGCTGTAAAACCACACGTATTGCGCTATTGGGAGCAGGAGTTCCCTCAGCTCAATCCGGTCAAACGGCGTGGAAATCGACGCTATTACCAGCGTCAGGATGTCCTGATGATCCGGCAGATTCGTGCATTGCTGTACGATCAGGGCTTCACCATTGGTGGGGCTCGGCAACGATTGTCCGGTGATGAAGCTAAAGACGACAGCACTCAATACAAGCAGTTGATCAAACAAATGATCACCGAGCTTGAAGATGTGCTGATGGTTCTTAAGAAGTAA
- the ihfA gene encoding integration host factor subunit alpha — protein sequence MGALTKAEMAERLYEELGLNKREAKELVELFFEEIRQALELNEQVKLSGFGNFDLRDKRQRPGRNPKTGEEIPITARRVVTFRPGQKLKARVEAYAGTKS from the coding sequence ATGGGGGCTCTGACGAAAGCTGAGATGGCAGAACGTCTGTATGAAGAGCTGGGCCTGAATAAACGGGAAGCCAAGGAATTGGTGGAGCTGTTCTTTGAAGAGATCCGCCAAGCGCTGGAGCTTAACGAACAGGTCAAACTCTCGGGGTTCGGTAATTTTGATTTGCGCGACAAGCGTCAGCGCCCCGGTCGTAATCCCAAAACAGGGGAGGAAATTCCGATCACGGCTCGCCGTGTCGTGACTTTCCGTCCCGGCCAGAAACTTAAAGCCAGGGTTGAGGCTTATGCTGGAACCAAGTCATAA
- the pheT gene encoding phenylalanine--tRNA ligase subunit beta, which yields MKFSEQWLRSWVNPQVSRDELVARLSMAGLEVDSVELVAGQFSGVVVGEVLSTEQHPDADKLRVCQVSNGSETFQVVCGAPNVRPGLKIPFAMIGAGLPGDFKIKKAKLRGVESHGMLCSASELKISDDHDGLMELPVDAPVGEDIRAYLQLDDASIEVDLTPNRGDCLSLAGLAREVGALYNAPVTRPQVASVAVAHEEVRSVEVLAPNACPRYLGRIIRNVDLSRPTPLWMVERLRRADIRSIDAAVDITNYVMIELGQPLHAFDLAEINGGIRVRMAEVGEKLVLLDGQEVTLRSDTLVIADHQRALAIAGVMGGEHSGVSATTKDIFLESAFFDTIAIAGKARSYGLHTDASHRYERGVDWQLAREAMERATALLLDIVGGEAGPVVEAASQEHLPQIAPITLRAERVEQMLGLRMEGSEIEQLLSGLGLSVAVAGEGQWQVTVPSHRFDISIEVDLIEELGRLYGYNRLPVRYPQARLAPQAKAEATVDLPVLRRLLVARGYQEAITYSFIDPKLFELFSPGVAPLMLANPISADMAAMRSSLWPGLVKALQHNLNRQQSRVRLFESGLRFVGQLDELKQEPMLAGVVCGGRLPEAWAHGRETVDFYDVKADVEALLASAGAAASFAFVPGEHPALHPGQTARIEREGELVGYLGAIHPELAKALDLDQTVFMFELLLSEITRGQMPKFQELSKFPEVRRDLALLVDHDVPAQSLLNTIRETAGEWMTDLKLFDVYVGKGIDPDRKSIAVGLTWQHPSRTLNDDEVSTTTQNILTSLEQRFNATLRK from the coding sequence ATGAAATTCAGTGAACAGTGGCTGCGCAGCTGGGTGAACCCTCAGGTTTCCCGTGATGAGTTGGTAGCTCGTTTGTCTATGGCTGGGCTGGAAGTCGACAGCGTTGAGCTGGTGGCTGGACAGTTCAGTGGCGTAGTTGTGGGTGAAGTGCTGAGCACTGAACAACACCCTGACGCCGATAAATTACGCGTATGTCAGGTGAGCAACGGCAGCGAAACATTTCAGGTCGTCTGTGGCGCACCGAATGTGCGCCCCGGCCTCAAGATCCCTTTCGCCATGATTGGTGCAGGGCTTCCTGGCGACTTCAAAATCAAGAAGGCAAAACTACGTGGTGTTGAGTCCCACGGCATGCTGTGCTCGGCTTCTGAGCTGAAAATCAGTGATGACCACGACGGATTAATGGAGTTGCCAGTTGATGCGCCGGTTGGCGAAGACATCCGTGCTTATCTGCAGCTGGATGACGCCAGCATCGAAGTTGATCTGACGCCGAACCGCGGTGACTGCTTGTCTCTTGCCGGTCTGGCACGTGAAGTAGGTGCACTCTACAACGCGCCTGTAACACGCCCGCAAGTCGCCAGTGTTGCCGTGGCGCACGAAGAGGTCCGCAGCGTTGAAGTGTTGGCGCCCAATGCCTGTCCACGCTACCTTGGCCGGATCATTCGTAACGTAGATCTTTCCCGCCCAACGCCTTTGTGGATGGTTGAGCGTCTGCGCCGTGCTGATATCCGCAGCATCGACGCGGCGGTTGATATTACCAACTACGTAATGATTGAGCTGGGCCAGCCCCTGCATGCATTCGACCTTGCCGAGATCAATGGCGGTATTCGTGTGCGAATGGCAGAAGTGGGCGAGAAACTGGTTCTGCTGGATGGTCAGGAAGTTACTCTGCGTTCCGATACCTTGGTTATTGCTGATCACCAGCGTGCACTGGCAATCGCCGGTGTTATGGGGGGCGAGCACAGTGGTGTTAGCGCTACAACTAAGGACATCTTCCTGGAGAGCGCTTTCTTTGACACCATTGCCATTGCAGGCAAGGCGCGCTCCTACGGCTTGCATACTGATGCATCGCACCGCTATGAGCGTGGTGTTGACTGGCAGCTGGCTCGCGAAGCCATGGAGCGCGCAACAGCGCTTCTTCTGGATATCGTAGGTGGTGAGGCGGGGCCGGTCGTAGAAGCTGCAAGTCAAGAGCATCTGCCACAGATTGCCCCGATTACACTCCGTGCTGAGCGCGTCGAGCAGATGCTCGGCCTGCGTATGGAGGGTTCTGAAATTGAGCAACTGCTGTCTGGGCTTGGCTTGTCTGTCGCTGTGGCAGGTGAGGGGCAGTGGCAAGTAACAGTTCCAAGCCATCGCTTCGATATCAGTATCGAGGTGGATCTGATCGAGGAACTGGGGCGCCTCTATGGTTATAACCGTCTGCCGGTGCGCTACCCGCAGGCACGACTTGCCCCACAGGCGAAAGCAGAGGCCACGGTTGATCTGCCAGTACTGCGTCGACTGCTAGTCGCTCGTGGATATCAGGAGGCGATCACTTACAGTTTCATCGATCCGAAACTATTTGAACTATTCAGTCCTGGTGTAGCGCCGCTAATGCTGGCAAACCCGATTTCGGCTGATATGGCTGCAATGCGTTCGTCACTGTGGCCAGGCTTGGTAAAGGCGCTGCAGCATAACCTCAATCGCCAGCAATCTCGTGTTCGCCTGTTCGAAAGCGGCCTGCGTTTTGTCGGTCAGCTTGATGAATTGAAGCAGGAGCCGATGCTCGCGGGTGTCGTCTGTGGTGGTCGTCTGCCTGAGGCGTGGGCTCATGGGCGTGAGACTGTAGATTTCTATGATGTAAAGGCAGATGTAGAAGCGCTGCTGGCAAGCGCCGGTGCAGCAGCAAGTTTTGCGTTTGTGCCGGGCGAGCACCCAGCATTGCATCCGGGTCAGACCGCACGCATTGAGCGTGAAGGTGAGCTGGTGGGCTACTTGGGTGCGATTCATCCGGAGTTGGCCAAAGCGTTGGATCTGGACCAGACTGTGTTCATGTTCGAACTGCTGTTAAGCGAAATCACGCGTGGGCAAATGCCAAAATTCCAGGAACTTTCTAAGTTCCCAGAAGTGCGTCGTGACCTCGCATTACTGGTAGATCACGATGTTCCGGCTCAGAGCCTGCTGAATACTATTCGTGAAACAGCAGGGGAATGGATGACAGACCTCAAGCTGTTTGATGTTTATGTAGGAAAAGGCATTGATCCTGATAGAAAAAGTATCGCAGTCGGCTTGACCTGGCAGCATCCATCGCGCACTCTTAATGACGATGAGGTGAGCACCACAACGCAGAATATCCTCACCTCCCTGGAACAAAGGTTCAACGCCACGTTAAGGAAGTAG
- the pheS gene encoding phenylalanine--tRNA ligase subunit alpha — protein sequence MENLDVLVSQALEAVSHTDDVNALEQLRVQYLGKKGELTQVMKTLGNLSAEERPQAGALINAAKDKVQDALNARKASLEQAALSAKLAAEKIDVTLPGRGQTSGGLHPVTRTLERVEQFFTRIGYGIAEGPEVENDYHNFEALNIPGHHPARAMHDTFYFNANMLLRTHTSPVQVRTMESQQPPIRIVCPGRVYRCDSDITHSPMFHQVEGLLVDEGVSFADLKGTIEEFLRVFFEKPLGVRFRPSFFPFTEPSAEVDMQCVMCSGKGCRVCKQTGWLEVMGCGMVHPNVLRMSGIDPEKYSGFAFGMGVERLAMLRYGVNDLRLFFDNDLRFLAQFR from the coding sequence ATGGAAAATCTGGATGTGCTGGTCTCGCAAGCGCTTGAGGCCGTTAGCCACACCGACGATGTGAACGCCCTAGAGCAACTGCGTGTTCAGTATCTGGGTAAAAAAGGTGAATTGACTCAGGTGATGAAGACCCTGGGCAATCTTTCGGCTGAAGAGCGCCCGCAAGCCGGTGCGCTGATTAACGCGGCTAAAGACAAGGTTCAGGACGCGCTGAATGCGCGCAAGGCGTCCCTTGAGCAGGCGGCTCTGAGCGCCAAGCTGGCTGCAGAGAAAATTGATGTGACGTTGCCCGGCCGTGGTCAGACCTCTGGTGGCCTGCATCCGGTGACGCGAACTCTTGAGCGTGTGGAGCAGTTCTTCACTCGCATCGGCTACGGCATCGCCGAAGGCCCTGAAGTCGAAAACGACTATCACAACTTTGAAGCATTGAATATTCCAGGCCACCATCCGGCCCGTGCAATGCACGACACCTTCTATTTCAATGCCAACATGTTGCTCCGTACCCATACCTCGCCGGTACAGGTCCGCACCATGGAGTCCCAGCAGCCGCCGATCCGCATTGTTTGCCCTGGCCGTGTTTACCGCTGTGACTCAGATATTACTCACTCCCCGATGTTCCACCAGGTCGAAGGCCTGCTGGTTGATGAGGGTGTAAGCTTCGCCGACCTTAAAGGCACTATTGAGGAGTTCCTGCGGGTATTCTTCGAAAAGCCTCTGGGGGTGCGTTTCCGCCCATCTTTCTTCCCGTTCACCGAACCGTCAGCTGAAGTGGACATGCAGTGCGTAATGTGCAGCGGCAAAGGCTGCCGAGTGTGCAAACAGACTGGCTGGCTTGAGGTGATGGGCTGCGGCATGGTGCATCCGAACGTGTTGCGCATGTCTGGCATTGATCCAGAGAAATACTCCGGCTTTGCCTTTGGCATGGGGGTTGAGCGTCTGGCGATGCTGCGCTATGGCGTCAACGACTTACGACTGTTCTTCGATAACGACCTGAGGTTCCTAGCGCAATTCCGCTAG
- the rplT gene encoding 50S ribosomal protein L20: MARVKRGVIARKRHKKILKLAKGYYGARSRVFRVAKQAVIKAGQYAYRDRRQRKRQFRALWIARINAGARVNGLSYSRLIAGLKKASIEIDRKVLADLAVNEKAAFAAIVEKAKAVLA, from the coding sequence ATGGCTCGTGTTAAGCGCGGCGTTATCGCTCGTAAGCGTCACAAAAAAATTCTGAAACTCGCTAAAGGCTACTACGGTGCGCGTTCACGCGTATTCCGCGTTGCCAAGCAGGCTGTGATCAAGGCAGGCCAATACGCCTACCGTGACCGCCGTCAGCGTAAGCGTCAGTTCCGCGCTCTGTGGATCGCTCGTATCAATGCTGGTGCTCGTGTTAACGGTCTGTCTTACAGCCGTCTGATCGCTGGTCTGAAAAAAGCGTCCATCGAGATCGATCGCAAGGTTCTGGCCGATCTGGCAGTGAACGAAAAAGCGGCGTTTGCTGCGATTGTCGAGAAAGCGAAAGCCGTACTGGCTTAA
- the rpmI gene encoding 50S ribosomal protein L35, with product MPKMKTKSGAAKRFLKTATGFKHKHAFKSHILTKMSTKRKRQLRGSSLIHPSDVAKVARMLRVR from the coding sequence ATGCCAAAGATGAAAACTAAGAGTGGTGCAGCCAAGCGTTTTCTTAAAACCGCTACTGGCTTCAAGCACAAGCACGCTTTCAAGAGCCACATCCTGACCAAAATGTCCACCAAGCGTAAGCGTCAACTGCGGGGCAGCAGCCTGATTCACCCGTCTGACGTAGCAAAAGTGGCGCGCATGCTGCGCGTTCGTTAA